Proteins encoded together in one Impatiens glandulifera chromosome 1, dImpGla2.1, whole genome shotgun sequence window:
- the LOC124919475 gene encoding rho GTPase-activating protein 5-like: MTMLFRSKSCGVNRTPKSTLIYSPPSSSLYLSPEEEEEDEEDEEDGDNDDVCFAANRVRTPFMVQEKAQIDPNQNNPQQNQGNQFQILDIVMAVLRKSLITCSVVTDEVSSTDIGWPTEVRHVSHVTFDRFNGFLGLPVELQPDVPRKVPSASASVFGVSAKSMQCSYDENGNSVPTILLMMQKRLYLEGGLQAEGIFRINGENSKEEYVRQQLNKGIIPHEVDVHCLAGLIKAWFRELPSGVLDSLNPENVMQCNTEEDCTKLVKLLPPTEAALLDWGINLMTDVVKHEHLNKMNARNIAMVFAPNMTQMADPLTALLHAVQVMNLLKTLIIVKLRENSLPEMNRVFSCSHRVDLDGVDHDHDHTKDEYEEDDDQREGEGIMEKLKLKKRVRRLYRHPVFQLRKTVKKTLG, translated from the exons ATGACAATGCTCTTCCGATCCAAGTCATGCGGAGTCAACCGCACACCCAAATCTACGCTGATCTATTCACCTCCTTCTTCATCTCTCTATTTATCCccggaagaagaagaagaagacgaagaagacgaagaagacGGAGACAATGATGATGTATGTTTTGCAGCTAATCGAGTTAGGACGCCATTTATGGTTCAAGAAAAAGCTCAAATTGATCCAAATCAGAATAACCCACAACAGAATCAGGGAAATCAGTTTCAGATTTTGGATATTGTTATGGCTGTATTAAGGAAATCTCTGATTACTTGCAGCGTTGTAACAGATGAAGTTTCCTCCACGGATATCGGATGGCCTACTGAAGTCAGGCATGTCTCTCATGTAACTTTCGATCGATTTAATGGCTTTCTTGGTCTTCCTGTTGAACTCCAGCCTGATGTTCCTCGTAAGGTTCCTAGTGCCAG TGCAAGTGTATTTGGAGTCTCTGCAAAATCAATGCAGTGTTCTTACGATGAAAATGGAAACAGTGTGCCAACAATTCTTCTCATGATGCAAAAACGTTTGTACCTTGAAGGAGGCCttcag GCTGAAGGCATCTTTAGGATTAATGGTGAAAACAGTAAAGAAGAATATGTTCGGCAACAACTTAACAAAGGCATTATTCCACATGAAGTAGATGTTCATTGTTTGGCTGGTTTAATAAAG GCATGGTTTAGAGAACTTCCAAGTGGAGTTCTCGATTCTCTAAACCCGGAAAATGTAATGCAATGCAACACAGAAGAAGACTGCACTAAACTCGTGAAGTTACTTCCTCCAACCGAAGCAGCACTTCTAGACTGGGGAATTAACCTAATGACCGACGTAGTAAAACACGAGCATCTCAACAAGATGAATGCTCGCAACATAGCCATGGTTTTCGCTCCCAACATGACACAG ATGGCTGATCCTCTAACAGCATTGCTTCATGCTGTTCAAGTAATGAACTTGTTAAAGACATTGATCATCGTAAAACTCAGAGAAAACAGTTTGCCCGAGATGAATAGAGTCTTTTCATGTAGTCATAGGGTTGATCTTGATGGAGtggatcatgatcatgatcacaCTAAAGATGAGTATGAGGAGGATGATGATCAAAGGGAAGGGGAAGGAATAATGGAGAAACTGAAGTTGAAGAAAAGGGTAAGGAGATTGTATAGGCATCCAGTTTTCCAGTTGAGGAAGACAGTGAAAAAAACATTAGGTTAA
- the LOC124922696 gene encoding GRF1-interacting factor 2-like: MQQPAQMLPMIPNYPPTNITTEQIQKYLDENKKLILAILDNQNLGKLAECAQYQAQLQKNLMYLAAIADSQPPTATMPGQIASHPDMQQPGGGFYMQHPQAAAAAAAMAQQAGIFSQKMPLQFNNSPQHQQYLHQHHQQAAMMMQGQLGIRPNVGMANNGMQQHSSSHAAEAGGGSSKQDGSDGNGGGGDGDSSFKKGSEDK, encoded by the exons ATGCAACAACCAGCACAAATGTTACCCATGATTCCTAATTACCCACCGACCAACATCACCACCGAGCAGATTCAAAAG TATCTTGATGAAAACAAGAAGTTGATTTTGGCCATACTTGATAATCAAAACCTTGGAAAACTTGCTGAATGTGCACA aTACCAAGCTCAGCTACAAAAGAATTTGATGTATTTAGCTGCAATAGCAGATTCTCAGCCACCAACAGCAACAATGCCTGGCCAG ATAGCATCACATCCTGATATGCAACAACCGGGAGGAGGGTTTTACATGCAACACCCacaagcagcagcagcagcagctgcTATGGCTCAACAAGCGGGTATCTTTTCTCAGAAGATGCCTTTACAGTTTAATAATAGTCCACAACACCAGCAGTATCTTCACCAGCATCACCAACAAGCGGCGATGATGATGCAAGGGCAGTTGGGTATTCGACCTAATGTAGGAATGGCTAATAATGGGATGCAACAACACTCTTCTTCCCATGCAGCAGAGGCCGGTGGTGGATCTAGCAAACAAGATGGAAGTGATGGTAATGGCGGTGGTGGTGATGGTGATTCATCATTCAAAAAGGGTTCGGAGGATAAGTGA